The genomic DNA CAAACCTGTGTGTTGTGTCAGAAATACTCCACCTAATTTTCTTGGTTTGATTCTAAAACGTCACTGCATCAACTCTGGGgttaaatcatcttttaataaAAACAGCGTATCCGATCATGGAGCTtgaattaaacttaaaaaaaaaaaaaaaaaatttaaaaatgttttccttCAACTTATTTTTGATCTGCAGAGTTGTTTTATTTCACAGGACAAAGACCTGGAACAACTGGTGTTGAACATTCCTGACCTTCAAATTGGGATAAAAGCCCCTTGTAGCTCACTAAAAACCATTCTTCATTCAGTAATACATGCGAGATGTTGTGTTACAGTGCACAGACAAGGTGGGTAGCTTTGTTTCTGATGCTAATAGAACTCTGAACCTGAGATCTGTCTGAGAGAAGGGTGCCAAGACTTGAATCTCCTGAACAAGAGTGTGCACTAAATCTAGCCTAAGCACACCAATAGCTCAGGTTTTTCACCcagttaaaacaaaaactggGCTACGTGTGCATCATGAGGCCACTAAATTCTTAAATCCACTAAAATACAAAACTCCCGACATCCTCGAAATGTTGGCTGCAAAAATGACTTTACTGCAGTTTTAATacgttattttcttctttttttttttttttttttttaaaaccagcATTTGCAACTTCTCTGCATTTTACATTGAGTCAAATGAACTGGACTGAACAGGGTGAACAGTGACCCCCACCTTttgtgcaacaacaacaaaaatacacagGTAGGTAGgtatctctctcccctttaaaaATCAGATCAgggaaaaatgattaaaaagaaaaaaagaaaaaaaaacatatgtacAGTACTTTTTAACAAATTCATGAAATACAGGTTTTCTGACTAATGCAGTCCTGTGTGTGagacattgtgtgtgttttgtgtgtgcctTGGCCAAACTGACGCCATGGCTTTTGTAGGTTTGAGTCCTGCTCCTCTGGATCCAAGCCTCATTACTGCTGAGTTTTCATCCTGATACATTTCGACATTTGTGATCTCCCTCGTCTCTTAACATTTCGTTTACATCACTCAATCCCCGACAAAAATGAACAGTCCTGTGGCAGGGCAGGACGCACTGCTTCAGCCAGTCAAGCTTTCTATAACTATGACGGCTAGTCCTGCTAGCCTGACTGGTCTGCTGAACAGTTCATACACCGGCTGGTTGTGTTCTGGCTTCTTCTGGCTCGGGAGCTCATTGGTTCGGGTTCGAGAAGGATGGAAGGGAGAGTATAAATGAGGACATGAGAGGGTTCCTGTGGAGTTGCTGCAGTACCGCAGCTTCCTTGCTACTGTTGCTATAGCAACAGAGCAGAGGTAGGAACCGCCTTGTCAATGTTACTTCTACCGCAGCCTGTCTGGTCAGTACGCGGGATGGTGGATGAGAGTTGTTCAGGAGGAGGTCAGAACTGGGAGAGCAGGAGAGGGTTatgaaagagggagggatgAGTTTGCAAATGGTCAATGAGTTTCCCCTCAGGAGGAAGAAAGGAGATTTGGGATCTCCTAGAGGAGAGGTAAAGGCTGAAGGAACAGACTGATTTGTCTTTCTTTCCAGAAGAGAAGCTCTCCATCTCCTTCCACTGAGGGAAAAAGACGAGCAGGCATCAGGAGGGACTGGGTGAGGTGGAAGCTCGTCTTTGCCTGTCTCATCAGTGAGACTGACAGGTGGCACAGGCAGGCCAAGGACCAATGAGACGACCAGAGGAGGGAGGGACTCAGTGTCCGTCCACTACGACCAAACAGAGAACAATTAGCCTTAAGAGCTCAGACGGGGCCGCTTCCTTGGAGAttgctcttcctcctcctcgtcttcctcTTCTTCGTCCTCGTCGTCAGGGTAGTCCACCAAACCAACCAGAGCAGTCTAAGAGAAACAACAGAATGACAAGGCACATGCAAGgcaatatgacattattatttttttttttttaaatcactatgGTTTCTTAACACTGATTTCTGCAGGTTCTGTCTGTCCATTATGATCAGTTCTCATTTCTACACAAGGAAATTTGTCAGCTTGTCATTACCTTCACTACTGGTGTGGCAGGAAGAGCAACAGTTTTGACAGAGGAAGTCGGACTGTTGTTTGGAGTGACGACTGGTGAGGCAGGTGGGATTGCCGCAGCTTTCCCGTTATTGTTGGCACCATTAGCTCCGTTGGCAGCTCCTGCAATATCagagactgtaaatattaaaacgTATAGGCCGTTTCAATCTGGGAAAGAACGATACATACAGCAATGCCAGAGCAGCGTACCTTTTTTGGCTTCCATGTACTTGCCGTAGCTGTCGGAGAAGTCATCCTCCATTCGGCTCTTCTCCACAGCCTCTCCATCATCGTCCTCGTCCTCGTCGTTGAACCACAACTCCTCATCCTCGTCCAACGACCGTGCATCTCTGCGATATCTACAGGGGAACATTTACTTCATTAACTACAGTTATCTACAGAATAATGGGATGAAAAAAGGCATCATGCCATCTCTAAGATAAAGATCACTGCACTGATTAGACCTTGTGTCCAATCAGTCTACTGACCTGTTGAGTCTCTGACTCTGCCTGTCTTTTTCTTGCTCGTACCGGCCTTTCAGGCCCTTGAAGGTCTGGACATACTCAATGGATTCAAGTGCTTTGTAGAAGTTATCCACAATGTGAGCTATGAGAGACTTGATGTCCTCCTGTAAAGAGAAGAAATGGTGGAAAATCGCAGAGCAATCCACTTTCAGTGCCACACGCACATACCCTGTACTAATGAACACTTTTCATTAGGATTCGATTTGTGTCTACACACCACTTTAATGAACTCAAAGAGTTCTATGATGGCTGAGTTGAGGAGGTTGTATCGGGTGCCGTTGTCCAGCAGGGCATTAATGACAGGCTCAAATAGGTTCCCTTTGATGATGTAGCGGTTGTAGTATTCATCCTTCAGACCAATGATCCTTCGCATGAAACGCAGGGCACCTTGggaaaaaacagacaacaaataagtaaaaaaaattaagccGTTTGTGTGTTCATTGGTGTGAGCTGGGATGCATATAGCAGACCCAAATATAAAAGTTGACAtggtgcgcgtgtgtgtgtgtgtgtgcgtgtgcgtgtgtgtgtgtgtgtaccgttTATGTATGCAAGGAACTTACAAAGAGCCAGAAATGTGTGCTTTGAGTTCATGAGCACCAGCACTCTCCTGAGCAGGTCTTTGTTCATGATGTAGGTCTTGATGTGATAGGTGTGGTGCTCCACACAGAAGGTCAGGAGCTCCAGGATCAGTGCCAGCAGCTGAGCTGTCTGGAAGTTGtctacacaaaataaaaaagcgAATAAGCAATGCGACATTTTTCAAAATTCACTCTAAGCTGCGGACTTACAGACCATATATTACAGTCCTGCCATTTTACCAAACACAAGCCCAATTATTTACAATAATTACATTTCAGTATGTATCCTATTATATCTTACattctttaaaacaaaacaacattggTCATAATTCTTTACAGCTCTGAGTGTTCACATGAAAATCACAGCCACTTCATCATTTAAGCAATGGTGGGTGCAGGTGAAAGAAACTtacaattaaaatgtaatgttacTATAACTATGCTTAAACTAAtcatttttagtaaactctgacaTGAACAGGTTTTTGACTTTTGGGCAGTTTATGGTTGATTTTGAGTCTCAGAACACCCACCTGGACAGACCGGGTTGATCTTCGTTGACCCCTCCTGCAGATCTGAAACGCCATAGCATAGAACAAATCAGTCAAAATCCCTGTTTATATTCTAGTCTGAAACACTCAAACACTGAAACAGTTTATGTGTGGCCTCTGTCCCCAGCTCACCTTTTGAGTTTTTGTCATGTGCAGTGTTGGCCAGCAGAGGAGCAGTAAGGACATGCATGCAGTACTTGTAGAAGAAACTCAGAAATTCTGTCTTCTCAGTTTTCTAAAAGGAAACAAGAAGATGACAAGAAGATTTGATAAGTGCTGTTGATGTTTTAGTGTTGGACAAAGCAATTAGGGGTTTGAACCAGCTGGCCAGCGAGTGTCTGGGGGCAACATGATTTCTAGAATATAATGTAAAATATGACCCTGTCCGTCAATACGTAATTGTATTGCCGGTCACCAATAAAACTCTTGTGTGTGCTGGTTCTGCTTACATTGGTGGAAGCCAGCATGTTCTCAGGGTCAATGAGCGTCCTGAGTAGACCCATCAGCTGGACAGCCCCTCCCAACTCTGGGTCAGAGTCACAAATCATCTGCTTGATTACAACATTTATCAGCAGAACAtcctgtaaacaaacaaaaaaaaagacacacacgcacacacacagtagaaaaTGCAGTCAAAATGATGCATATTTGAGGCAAAGTCAACAAAATCTTTGCATGACACAGTAAAGCAACCCTAACAGCTAAAACACACCGGGCGCGTAAGCGTCGCATATAGCAGCGtagctatttttattttggcgcccatgttatccaatctgtccgttCATACCGGGTGCGTAGCTTCCGCGTCGGCCCGCAGTGCATCCGAaaactttacaaaaataaaacatctaggttcatggtgattttggctgtcttgacttctcacagcgagacacgcgatcagctctctctctctgacagagagacagagccaAAAGGAgaaggatcgctttgtgaccgGCTCGTAGAAACGCGTGTGcggtatgaatggccaggcgtGGGATCCGGCTCGTATCTACGCTACGTGGGCTATACGCGACACTTGCGTTGTCGAAGATACTTTTCGCTGTAACCCTACTGAAGGGAAAAAATACTTTTGATTCCCTGAACTATATAGGCTCCACTTCTTTTATGTATGAAAGTGGAAGTAAAACAACAGAGGGCCTTAATGATAACTAGTAGATCAACTGCAGCCAATGCTTTTGCGTTTGTTTCTCTGCACACTTGTAGGCCTCTTGTCATCCACATTTTACTCCATTGTAAAGCAAAGAGCTCACAATCacaaaggatttaaaaaaaaacaacccatttTGTATTTGGAGTTAAATTGATGCAGCATCATGCTATAAACTGAGGGAAATACTGTAAAGGGTATGTTTACACATCACCCAGTATATAACATTTCATACAAGTATCAACCAACCTGAGGAGAGAACATCATTTAAATATTCTGTTCAACTATTCCTTTTATCACAACAACGTCTTGCTACAcagaactttttttaaatatcttacaTTTTATAAATGCAATCCTGGGCTGAACTGAACTACTCCCTGGCATCTAAAAAGTGAAAGCATGCTTGTTGACAGTGATGTTTAGATGCTTACATCGTCTGTCTGCTGTGGTTCCTGCATGACAAACTCCCTGACCATGGAGGGGCTGAATTCCACCAGGTAAGAGAAGATGTCTGTAGCTGCTGCCCTCACCTGCAGGTCATCCATTCCCTGAACAGGAGAGAAATAGGAGTTGAAGAGAattctacacacacaaaatgtttcCCCAGTTAATCATTCAcgggcaaaaagaaaaaaacgaatATTGAGTATGTTGAACCAAAGAACTGTTTCATTGACGGCAATTTGGATATTCACATTATTTAACATAACGTCTAGAACATACCATTACTATTTCAAGAGCAGGTAAAATGCCTAGATTTGCCAGAGTTTTGAAGAAAGCGTCCCTGTTTTGTGGCTGCAGCGTTTGTGAAAAAGCACAGAATTCCTTGACAAAGTTCACCTGAGGagtagaaaacaaacaaacagatgtAACAGTTGATCAGCATTTGACAGACATCCAGAGTCCCCCGACAGCCGCAGACTTGTACCGGTCGTACAGCCACAACGTTGCATGCATTGTCGTGGACACATGTAGCCAATTAACACAGTCCACGCAACCGATATTCACTGATTTATTCATATCACATGCATGCAATTCATTTGTAATATCTGTAAACGTtgtgttaacattttttttttttttaaacatttgtaaaCACTGTGGGTGTGCGCACATGCGAAGGCGACCCAATACGTTTTCCCTGTTTGGTGACACCAGAAAATGTAAAATCCCACCACCGCTTTGAGACGCCATTGTAAACTGTCTGACGCGGTTCATCTTCTcgctgtgtatgcgtgtgtgtgtgtgtgtgtgtgtgtgtgtgtgtgtgtgtgtgtgtgtgtgagtgctcaTGCACTCTTGAATTCTGTGTACGCTCTTGAATTTCTATATTGACAACTTCGTCAGAAATTAATGTTAGGTTTAATCGCAGTTATATTTTTGCCCTCCCAATTTTAAATCATCATCCCTGATAAATTTTTTCCCGTCACCAGGACGGCGGGACAGCCTTAAGTTAAAGCCCTGAGTAAATATTTAGGCCTTGCGAAAGAAATGGCATTACAGACAACAGAATTAATCCATTTAACAAGAACGGTAATACTGAGTGCATTTCATTCCCACAGCAACGAAAGCCAACATCACTTACAAGCTCTCTTCTTTTACTGTCCTCTGTGGCTTCATCTGTGAGCTGTGCAAAGACCTCTGTTAGGAACTTCTCGTCCTCCTGTGGCCCATGAAAAACAGGGTTAAGTAATCAAGatactgaaaaaataaaagggtAAAAGACAAAGACGAACAAAAGAGGAGTACAAAACTTAATCCTGGGC from Sander lucioperca isolate FBNREF2018 chromosome 15, SLUC_FBN_1.2, whole genome shotgun sequence includes the following:
- the ppp4r3b gene encoding serine/threonine-protein phosphatase 4 regulatory subunit 3B isoform X2, whose product is MSDTRRRVKVYTLNEDRQWDDRGTGHVSSTFVERLKGISLLVRAESDGSLLLESKISPNTAYQKQQDTLIVWSEADNYDLALSFQEKAGCDEIWEKICQVQGKDPALDITQDPIDESEEERFEEIPETSHLVELPPCELSRLEEIADLVTSVLSSPIRREKLALALMSEGYIKKLLGLFRVCEDLDNREGLHHLYEIVRGVLFLNKAALFEVMFSDDCIMDVVGCLEYDPALVQPKRHREFLTKTAKFKEVIPITDSELRQKIHQTYRVQYIQDIILPTPSVFEENFLSTLTSFIFFNKVEIVSMLQEDEKFLTEVFAQLTDEATEDSKRRELVNFVKEFCAFSQTLQPQNRDAFFKTLANLGILPALEIVMGMDDLQVRAAATDIFSYLVEFSPSMVREFVMQEPQQTDDDVLLINVVIKQMICDSDPELGGAVQLMGLLRTLIDPENMLASTNKTEKTEFLSFFYKYCMHVLTAPLLANTAHDKNSKDLQEGSTKINPVCPDNFQTAQLLALILELLTFCVEHHTYHIKTYIMNKDLLRRVLVLMNSKHTFLALCALRFMRRIIGLKDEYYNRYIIKGNLFEPVINALLDNGTRYNLLNSAIIELFEFIKVEDIKSLIAHIVDNFYKALESIEYVQTFKGLKGRYEQEKDRQSQRLNRYRRDARSLDEDEELWFNDEDEDDDGEAVEKSRMEDDFSDSYGKYMEAKKGAANGANGANNNGKAAAIPPASPVVTPNNSPTSSVKTVALPATPVVKTALVGLVDYPDDEDEEEEDEEEEEQSPRKRPRLSS
- the ppp4r3b gene encoding serine/threonine-protein phosphatase 4 regulatory subunit 3B isoform X1, coding for MSDTRRRVKVYTLNEDRQWDDRGTGHVSSTFVERLKGISLLVRAESDGSLLLESKISPNTAYQKQQDTLIVWSEADNYDLALSFQEKAGCDEIWEKICQVQGKDPALDITQDPIDESEEERFEEIPETSHLVELPPCELSRLEEIADLVTSVLSSPIRREKLALALMSEGYIKKLLGLFRVCEDLDNREGLHHLYEIVRGVLFLNKAALFEVMFSDDCIMDVVGCLEYDPALVQPKRHREFLTKTAKFKEVIPITDSELRQKIHQTYRVQYIQDIILPTPSVFEENFLSTLTSFIFFNKVEIVSMLQEDEKFLTEVFAQLTDEATEDSKRRELVNFVKEFCAFSQTLQPQNRDAFFKTLANLGILPALEIVMGMDDLQVRAAATDIFSYLVEFSPSMVREFVMQEPQQTDDDVLLINVVIKQMICDSDPELGGAVQLMGLLRTLIDPENMLASTNKTEKTEFLSFFYKYCMHVLTAPLLANTAHDKNSKDLQEGSTKINPVCPDNFQTAQLLALILELLTFCVEHHTYHIKTYIMNKDLLRRVLVLMNSKHTFLALCALRFMRRIIGLKDEYYNRYIIKGNLFEPVINALLDNGTRYNLLNSAIIELFEFIKVEDIKSLIAHIVDNFYKALESIEYVQTFKGLKGRYEQEKDRQSQRLNRYRRDARSLDEDEELWFNDEDEDDDGEAVEKSRMEDDFSDSYGKYMEAKKVSDIAGAANGANGANNNGKAAAIPPASPVVTPNNSPTSSVKTVALPATPVVKTALVGLVDYPDDEDEEEEDEEEEEQSPRKRPRLSS